TAAATCACGTGACTACTCTGTAACAGTATCCAGCCCTATATTAATCATGTGACTACTCTGTAACAGTATCCAGCCCTATATTAATCATGTGACTACTCTTTAACAGTATCCAGCCCTATATTAATCATGTGACTACTCTGTCGGCCCTATATTTATCATGTGACTACTCTGTAACAGTATCCAGCCCTATATTAATCATGTGACTACTCTGTAACAGTATCCAGCCCTATATTTATCACCTGACCACTCTGTAACAGTATCCAGCCCTATATTAATCACGTGACTACTCTGAAACAGTATCCAGCCCTATATTAATCACGTGACTACTCTGTAACAGTATCCAGCCCTATATTAATCATGTGACTACTCTGTAACAGTATCCAGCCCTACATTAATCATGTGACTACTCTGTAACAGTATCCAGCCCTATATTAATCACGTGACTACTCTGTAACAGTATCCAGCCCTATATTAATCACGTGACTAATCTGTAACAGTATCCAGCCCTATATTAATCATGTGACTACTCTGTCGGCCCTATATTAATCACATGACCACTCTGTAACAGTATCCAGCCCTATATTAATCACATGACTACTCTGTAACAGTATCCAGCCCTATATTAATCACATGACTACTCTGTAACAGTATCCAGCCCTATATTAATCACGTGACTACTCTGAAACAGTATCCAGCCCTATATTAATCACGTGACTACTCTGTAACAGTATCCAGCCCTATATTAATCATGTGACTACTCTGTAACAGTATCCAGCCCTACATTAATCATGTGACTACTCTGTAACAGTATCCAGCCCTATATTAATCACGTGACTACTCTGTAACAGTATCCAGCCCTATATTAATCACGTGACTAATCTGTAACAGTATCCAGCCCTATATTAATCATGTGACTACTCTGTCGGCCCTATATTAATCACATGACCACTCTGTAACAGTATCCAGCCAGCCCTATATTAATCACATGACTACTCTGTAACAGTATCCAGCCCTATGTAACAGTATCCAGCCCTATATTAATCACATGACTACTCTGTAACAGTATCCAGCCCTATATTAATCACGTGGCTACTCTGTAACAGTATCCAGCCCTGTATTAATCATGTGACTACTCTGTAACAGTATCCAGCCCTATATTAATCACGTGACTACTGTGTAAGTATCCAGCCCTATATTAATCACGTGACTACTGTGTAACAGTATCCAGCcttatattaatcacgtgaCTACTGTGTAACAGTATCCAGTCCTATATAATCATGTGACTCTACCCTATATCAGCATCCCCATCACTAACAACAAGATACAGGAAGCATTGGTGGATATAGAGTGTCTCTCAAGGAAGGAACAAGACGACCGCCTGCTGGTGCTGAAGAGCAAGTTCAGTGATGAGGATTATGCTATCATTGAACAGATAGTCGACGACAAACGTTCCGAATACGTACGggtaaatattgatatcatacatacactgttatgataataaaatgtttatctgAATAATTTCAATAACTGTCACATCTATACATCACAAATACTGAACTTTACTCTTGCTTATATTGTAGGCATTTGGTAGGTCATACCTGGAGCGTGGTCTGGGCCCAGTTCCCAGAAGTGACAACTCGGTCTATCTTGCCAGGGAGCTGAAGCGACGAGTGGCCTGTCAGGAGAGTGGTCTTGACTGGAAAAAGACCAAATGGCCACCAATGCGCAGGAAACATCACCTGCCAATCAGGCACGAGATAAACGTGCCACGTGTCAAGGAGAGCGAGACATTGTGAAGAATGCACTTGTACATTTTCTTTAGAGTTGTCATATATGAAATGGAATTTAAAACAGTTGATTACAATCTACTTTGCAGACACAAAAGAAAACCCCAAAAAAGTCATAGGCACATACTAGAAGTCATGTAAAGAGATACTTCATTTGCGTATACCTTAGTTCCTGAACTCCGATCTCCTTAACTAGTTCAGATCTTTTGGTATGGTTCTGATTTCAGTCTTAAATCATAGTCATAGTTCTGAAATTGGACTCGGTTCACACTTGACACACTTTAGGGATGCTGTTCATAACCTAGACCAAGTGTACActttttttatcagtttttcagtgccaattttttaaaatgtacatacagagAGTATTCTTTAAGCCATTgttcagggcccagttgtttaAAAGCTTTTCCcctatactacaaaacctgtgtGTGTCTATTCCTGAAAATAGGcaggtaggaagagactgaAGAGTGCTATTAAAGcttcataaaattttatcaatttaccagaaataattttatcaggattttaaaatggCTGTTACTGTGATTAATCACCTTTcaaacaactgggccctggcCGAGTGTGATGTCAAAAAGACCTTTGGCAATTTTTTGCAGTTATTCAAATAGGATGCTTACTGTTGATCAacatattgaatttttttctattttgctTAAGTATAAATTTTGAAGgcaaacaatacaaatgtagctgGCCTTTATTACTAGTAAGATTTAAAAACTTATGTTATTGAAAATATCAGAGAAATAGACTGTGAGCCGAGATTATCCTCTTTGTTGTAATTGTTTCAAATCATGAACTGATTTAAATATACAAGTATTCACTGCTTCATCAATGTATCATTTCTTCAATCTGTCTTCTGTTAAAACAACTCTACAGAGAATCATGTGACACTGTGAAACCTGTAACACCAAAATCAAGTCAGAAAGACAGTCATAGAACAATTGTATCTGTGGAGTGTGACTTCCATAGGACACATTCAAACTTTATATACCAGTCCACATTTGaaactttcataaaatatttttaccattttttgtatgtttttacaagatgttacacaaataaagtttatttgaaaaaaagaagttCCTTCATGTATTTAAACACCTGAAAATATCCAAGTTTGCATGATAGTATCATCAATGGGGAGCAGGATCTAATTCAACAAAAGACACCTAAGGAAATGGCCTGAGTTGGATCTAGGTCAACATAAGGCACCTGAGGAGATGGTCTGAGCTGGATCTAGGTCAACATAAGACACCTGAGGAGATGGTCTGAGCTGGATCTAGGTCAACATAAGACACCTAAGGAGATGGCCTGAGCTGGATCTAGGTCAACATAAGGCACCTAAGGAGATGATCTGAGCTGGATCTAGGTCAACATAAGGCACCTGAGGAGATGGTCTGAGCTGGATCTAGGTCAACATAAGGCACCTGAGGAGATGGCCTGAGCTGGATCTAGGTCAACATAAGACACCTAAGGAGATGGTCAGAGCTGGATCTAGGTCAACATAAGACACCCGAGGCGATGGCCTGAGCTGGATCTAGGTCAACATAAGACACCCGAGGAGATGGCCTGAGCTGGATTTGGTCAACATAAGACACCCGAGGCGATGGCCTGAGCTGGATCTAGGTCAACATAAGACACCTAAGGAAATGGCCTGAGTTGGATCTAGGTCAACATAAGGCACCTGAGGAGATGGTCTGAGCTGGATCTAGGTCAACATAAGACACCTGAGGAGATGGTCTGAGCTGGATCTAGGTCAACATAAGACACCTAAGGAGATGGCCTGAGCTGGATCTAGGTCAACATAAGGCACCTAAGGAGATGGCCTGAGCTGGATCTAGGTCAACATAAGGCACCTGAGGAGATGGTCTGAGCTGGATCTAGGTCAACATAAGGCACCTGAGGAGATGGCCTGAGCTGGATCTAGGTCAACATAAGACACCTAAGGAGATGGTCAGAGCTGGATCTAGGTCAACATAAGACACCTGAGGCGAAGACTTAAGCTGGATCTAGGTCAACATAAGACACCCGAGGAGATGGCCTGAGCTGGATCTAGGTCAACATAAGACACCCGAGGCGATGGCCTGAGCTGGATCTAGGTCAACATAAAGCACCTGAGGCGAAGACTTAAACTGGATCTAGGTGAACAAAGGGCACATAAGGAGATAACATGTGTCCTTATTGTGCCTGCATGGTGTATATAAGCTAAAGAGAACTACCTATATCTCGCAAGCGGGGCAAAGATATCAGagaaacaatattaaatatgttcTATTTATTCCACAGCCAAACACATATATCACAGTTACAGTTATACTACCAATCTTTTACTGTTTTGATGATTATCTGAAAATCCTGGACAGGTTTTATTGCAGTTTGTGAGGTTTTGAGGTATTAAACCTGTTGTTGAGCTTCAACCAATATATTATCAAAGGCCATGTGTCCAGTAACACACTTTCCTCTCGACACTAGATTATGCATTTCATCTCGACTGTAGTCAACACTTGACCACGTTTTCATCTCGACTGCAGTCAAAAATGGACCACGTTTTCATCTCGACTGTAGTCAACACTGG
This DNA window, taken from Pecten maximus chromosome 3, xPecMax1.1, whole genome shotgun sequence, encodes the following:
- the LOC117324165 gene encoding uncharacterized protein LOC117324165; translation: MPRQRREDKVRFTRSQYYEGQLMTLPAKYKLSNIIDPASIPEPLSFNTPRPRPDPDVYDFPDQYWPSPDTTLVPEDMSATELWEHCSRNVASSSSGRTNGRTDNRRRENKSNSSTTRSYKNIPKCIPITNNKIQEALVDIECLSRKEQDDRLLVLKSKFSDEDYAIIEQIVDDKRSEYVRAFGRSYLERGLGPVPRSDNSVYLARELKRRVACQESGLDWKKTKWPPMRRKHHLPIRHEINVPRVKESETL